The nucleotide window AGGACAAGGTCCGCCGGGGCGACGAACTGCCGCCGGGCGTGATCAAGCTCGTCAAGGTCTACGTGGCGATGAAGCGCAAGCTGTCGGTCGGCGACAAGATGGCCGGCCGCCACGGCAACAAGGGCGTGATCGCGCGCATCCTCGCCGAAGAGGACATGCCGTACCTGCCGGATGGCACGCCGGTGGAAATCGTGCTGAACCCGCTCGGGGTTCCGTCGCGCATGAACGTCGGCCAGATCCTCGAGACGCACCTCGGCTGGGCGGCCCACGCGCTCGGTCTCTACTTTGCGACGCCGGTGTTCGACGGGGCGACCGAGACGGAGATCAAGCACTGGCTGGGCGAGGCCGGCATGCCGAAGGGCGGGAAGACCCGGCTGTTCGACGGCATGACGGGCGACGCGTTCGAGCAGGACGTGACGGTCGGCTACATCTACATGCTGAAGCTGTCGCACCTGGTCGACGACAAGATCCACGCCCGGTCGATCGGGCCGTATTCGCTCATCACCCAGCAGCCGCTCGGCGGCAAGGCCCAGTTCGGCGGCCAGCGCTTCGGGGAGATGGAGGTGTGGGCGCTCGAAGCGTACGGCGCCGCGCACATCCTCCAGGAGCTGCTCACGGCCAAGTCGGACGACGTCACGGGCCGCGCGAAGATCTACGAATCGATCGTCAAGGGCGACGCCTCATTTACGCCGGGGCTGCCCGAGTCGTTCAACGTGTTGATTCGCGAACTCCAGTCGCTGTGTCTCGACGTGCAGCTGCTCAAGACGAAGAAGCGGCCGGCGCCGCCCGAGGAGCCGGTGCCCCCGGCCGAGCCGGCATTGCAGGAAGTGTGATCACGCCGGATGCGTGAATGGTTGATTCGCACTGTGAGTGAAGGACCCCATGAGACCTAGCTTCGACACGAAGGGTTCGTTGGTGGCGGATTTCGACGCGATCCAGATCAAGCTCGCGTCGCCCGACATCATCCGGGGGTGGTCCCACGGCGAGGTGACCAAGCCGGAAACCATCAACTACCGCACGTTCAAACCCGAACGCGACGGGCTGTTCTGCGCGAAGATCTTCGGGCCGATCACCGACTGGGAATGCCTGTGCGGCAAGTACAAGCGGATGAAGCACCGCGGCGTCATCTGCGACAAGTGCGGCGTCGAAGTGACGCAGGCCAAGGTCCGGCGCGAGCGGCTCGGGCACATCACGCTGGCGACCCCGGTCAGCCACGTGTGGTTCTTCAAGGGGCTGCCGAGCCGCATCGGGCATCTGCTCGACATCTCGCTGCGCGATCTCGAACGGATCCTGTACTTCGAAGGCTACGTGGTGGTCGATCCGGGCGACACGGATCTCAAGCAGAACCAGCTGCTCAACGAGGAGCAGTACCGCAAGGCCAAGGAAGACCATGGCCATCGCTTCAAGGCGCAGATGGGCGCCGAGGCGATCAAGGAACTGCTGCGCCGGGTGGACGTCGAGAAGATGTCCGGCGAACTGCGCGAGAAGATGCGCACCGAGCAGTCGGCGCAGAAGAAGCTGAAGTACGCCAAGCGGCTCAAGGTGGTGGATTCGTTTCGCAAGTCCACCAACCGGCCCGAGTGGATGATTCTCGACGTCATCCCGGTCATTCCGCCGGAGCTGCGGCCGCTGGTGCCGCTGGACGGCGGCCGGTTCGCGGGCGGGCGGTTCGCGACCTCCGACCTGAACGATCTCTACCGTCGCGTCATCAACCGGAACAACCGGTTGAAGAAGCTGATGGAGCTGAAGGCGCCCGACGTCATCATCCGGAACGAGAAGCGCATCCTGCAGGAGGCCGTCGACGCTCTGTTCGATAATGGCCGGCGCGGCCGCGTGCTGCGCGGCGCCAACAACCGGCCGCTCAAGTCGCTGTCCGACACGCTGAAGGGCAAGCAGGGCCGGTTCCGTCAGAACCTGCTCGGCAAGCGCGTCGACTACTCGGGCCGCTCGGTCATCGTGGTCGGGCCGGAGCTCAAGCTCAACCAGTGCGGCCTCCCGAAGAAGATGGCGCTCGAGCTGTTCAAGCCGTTCATCTACAACAAGCTCGAAGAGCGCGGCATGGTGCAGACGATCAAACAGGCCAAGGAGATGGTCGAGCAGCAGAAGCCCGAGGTGTGGGACATCCTCGAAGAGGTGATCCGCGAGCACCCCGTGCTGCTGAACCGCGCCCCGACGCTGCACCGCCTCGGCATCCAGGCGTTCCAGCCCGTGCTGGTGGAGGGCAAGGCCATCCGCATCCACCCGCTGGTCTGCACCGCGTTCAACGCCGACTTCGACGGCGACCAGATGGCGGTGCACATCCCGCTCTCGCCCGAGGCCCAGATTGAAGCCTCCGTGCTGATGATGTCGTCGAACAACGTGCTGTCGCCGGCCAGCGGCGCCCCGATCGCGATTCCCTCGCAGGACATCGTGCTGGGGTGCTACTACCTGACCAAGGCCAAGCCGGGCGCCAAGGGCGAGGGCCGCGCGTTCGCGGGCATCGACGACGTGCTGCTGGCGCTCCAGGCGGGCGAAGTCGAGACCCTGACGCCGATCCGCCTGCGCTACACCGGCGACCTGCAGGATTTGACCGCGTCGCGTGACGACCAGGACGTGCTGCACACCGAGGTGCAGACGATCCACAGCAAGATCATCAACACGACGGTCGGCCGCGTCATCCTGAACGATGCGCTGCCGAAGCAGATGCCGTACGTCAACGGGCTCCTCAAGAAGAAGGGGCTGCAGCAGGTCGTGCAGTCGTGCTACCTCAAGTTCGGCATCGAGAAGACCGTCGAGATGCTCGACAGCCTGAAGGACCTGGGCTTCCTGTACGCGACCAAGTCGGGCCTGTCCATCGGCATCGACGATCTGATCGTGCCGGCCGAGAAGGAATCGCTGATCGCATCGGCCCGTCAGGAAGTCATCCGGGTCGAGCAGCAGTACCTCGAAGGCGCGATCACCAACGGCGAGCGCTACAACAAGGTGATCGCCATCTGGTCTGACGTCACCGAGCGGATCGCCGACAAGATGTTCAGCGGGATGCAGGCGATGGACAAGGCAGGGACCAACTTCAATCCGGTCTACGTCATGGCCGACTCCGGCGCCCGGGGCAGCAAGCAGCAGATCCGGCAGCTGGCCGGCATGCGCGGCCTGATGGCCAAGCCCTCCGGCGAGATCATCGAGACGCCGATCACGTCGAATTTCCGTGAAGGCCTCACGGTGCTGCAGTACTTCATCTCCACCCACGGCGCCCGCAAGGGGTTGGCCGACACGGCGCTGAAGACGGCGGACTCGGGCTACCTCACGCGCCGGCTGGTCGACGTGGCGCAGGACGTGATCATCTCCGAGGTGGACTGCGGCACGCTCGACGGCATCGAGGCGCAGGCGATTATCGAAGGCGGCGAAACGATCGAGCCGCTCCGCGACCGGATCATGGGCCGCGTGACGCTCGAACGGGTGGCCGATCCCTTCACCGACGAGACCATTGTCGAGGCCAGCCAGGAAATCACCGAGGACCTGGCGTCAGCGGCTCAGGACGCGGGCATCGAGCGCGTCAAGATCCGCTCGGTGCTGACGTGCGAGTCGCGCCGCGGCGTGTGCGCGAAATGTTACGGCCGCGACCTGGCGACCGGGCGCCTGGTGGAGCTCGGGCAGGCCGTGGGGGTCATCGCCGCCCAGTCGATCGGCGAGCCTGGCACGCAGCTGACGATGCGGACGTTCCACATCGGCGGCACGGCCTCGCGCATCGCCGAGCAGTCGACGCTCGAATCCAGCCATGGCGGGACGGCGCGGTACCACGGCCTGCAGGTCGTGGTCGGCCGGCCGCTGTCGGACGGCAGCATCAACCTGGTCGTGATGAACCGCAGCGGGTCGGTGGTCGTCCAGGACGAGAAGGGCCGTGACCGGGAACGGCATCAGCTGGTGTACGGCGCCCGCCTCAAGGTTCAGGAAGGCGAACGTGTGCAAGCGGGTGCGGTGCTCGCCGAGTGGGATCCGTACACCGTGTCGATCCTGACCGACGGCAGCGGCCAGATCCGGTTCAAGGACATCATCGAGGGCCTGACGGTGCACGAGGAGGTGGACGAGGTCACGGGCCTGTCCCGGCTCATCATCGTGGACTCGCCCGACGAGAAGAAGCAGCCGACCATTGAAGTCAAGATCAAGGACGGTGTGACGCGCCGCTTCCGCATGCCGTCCCGGGCGCACCTCATGGTGCGGGACGGAGAGGACGTGGTGGCCGGCGACGTGCTGGCACAGATCCCGCGGGAGACCACCAAGACCAAGGACAAAGCCCCGCGATCCGGCCGTGATGAGCGCCATCGACGGGACGGTCAAGTTCGGCGGCATCGTGAAGGGGCGCCGCAAGGTGCTCATCGCGCCCGACGACAGCTCTTCAGAGGCGGCCGAGTACGAGATTCCGCGCGGCGTCCACGTGGCGGTGCAGGAAGACGAGCGCGTGCGCGCCGGCGATCCGCTGATGGACGGCCCGCGCAACCCGCACGACATCCTGGCGGTGCTCGGGGAGAAGGAACTGCAGAAGTACCTGGTCAACGAGATTCAGGAGGTCTATCGGCTGCAGGGCGTCACGATCAACGACAAGCACATCGAAACGATCACGCGTCAGATGATGCGGTGGGTGAAGATCGAGGAAGTCGGCGACACCGAGTTCCTGATTGAGGACGTGGTCGACAAGTTCCGGTTCCGCGAGGAGAACGAGCGCGTCATCCGCGAGGGCCAGCTGCCGGCGAAGGGCCGGCCGGTCCTGCTCGGGATCACCAAGGCGTCATTGTCAACCGAGTCGTTCATTTCCGCGGCGTCGTTCCAGGAAACCACGCGCGTGCTGACCGAGGCATCCATCTCCGGGAAGATCGACTTCCTGCGCGGGCTCAAGGAGAACGTGACGATGGGCCGGCTCATTCCGGCGGGCACCGGCTTCGAGTACTACAGGAACGTGCGAATCCCGGCCGACGAGCCGCCGCCTCTCCCGCCGCCGAGCGAAGAGGAACTGGAGCTCGAGCGCGAGATGGAATACATGGCCGAAGCCGATATTGCGATTGGCCTGGCGCGCAACGCGGACGAGTAACACGCAAGCGGGTCCCGACGCGCCAGCTCCTCGCGGGGCGTCGTCGTCGGGCCACCGGCAGGCGGGTCCGGCCGCTGGCCGGCAAGCGATTGAGCGCATTCCGGCTGGGTTGCCTGGCGAGGGCTTGCGCCAGGCGACCCGGTCGTGCTATCTTTGACAGGTTCTTCGGACGCTGGGAAACCCTATCTAGCGTCCGCCGCCTAGAAGGCAACGCGGATTCATCCGCTCCTCGGCGAGAAAACACCAGTCATAGGGTTTGTCGCCCTCTGGCGCCAAGCGTTCGCAGACGCTTTCAGGCCAGGGGGGCTCAAGAGTCAGGTCGGGCGTCGTTCGGAATCGCCGGCCGGCTCGGAGTGCGGTGGATGTGACGGCGGACGCGGTGCCGATCATGCGGCATTGCGCCTCTCCGTCGGGTGAGTTGTTATTGTACGGAGCGACCGTGCCGACCATCAGCCAGCTTGTTCGAAAAGGGCGCGATAAAATCGTCTTCAAGACGAAGAGTCCCGCGCTGCAGGACAACCCCCAGAAGCGGGGTGTGTGTGTGCGCGTCTTCACGCAGACGCCGAAGAAGCCGAATTCGGCTCTTCGCAAGGTCGCTCGCGTGCGGTTGACGAATGGGATCGAGGTCACCACCTATATCCCCGGCGTCGGCCACAACCTCCAGGAGCACTCGCTGGTGCTCATCCGGGGAGGGCGCGTCAAGGACCTGCCGGGCGTCCGGTATCACGTGATTCGCGGCACGCTCGATGCCGTGGGTGTGCAGGGGCGCAAGCAGGGTCGCTCCAGGTACGGCGCCAAGCGGCCGAAGCAGTAGGACCGAAGCTATGCCACGCAGACGAGAAATTCCCAAGCGCGAAGTGGTGCCCGACCCGGTGTACGGCAGTGCGCTGGTCACCAAGTTCATCAATACCGTGATGAAGGAGGGGAAGCGCAGCACCGCCGAGTCGATCCTGTACCGCGCCTTCGACATCATCAAGGACAAGACCGGCGAGGATCCCGTCAAGATCTTCAAGAAGGCCGTCGACAACGTCAAGCCGGCGCTCGAGGTCAAGTCGCGCCGCGTTGGCGGGTCGAACTACCAGGTGCCGATCGAGGTGAACCCGACCCGGCGGCTCTCGCTGAGCATCCGCTGGCTCGTGCTCTACTCGCGGACCCGCGGCGACGGCAAGACGATGCACGAGAAGCTGGCCAACGAGTTCATGGATGCCGCGAATCTGCGTGGCGGCGCCGTGAAGAAGAAAGAAGACACGCACCGCATGGCCGAGGCCAAC belongs to Acidobacteriota bacterium and includes:
- the rpsG gene encoding 30S ribosomal protein S7 produces the protein MPRRREIPKREVVPDPVYGSALVTKFINTVMKEGKRSTAESILYRAFDIIKDKTGEDPVKIFKKAVDNVKPALEVKSRRVGGSNYQVPIEVNPTRRLSLSIRWLVLYSRTRGDGKTMHEKLANEFMDAANLRGGAVKKKEDTHRMAEANKAFAHYRW
- the rpsL gene encoding 30S ribosomal protein S12, whose protein sequence is MPTISQLVRKGRDKIVFKTKSPALQDNPQKRGVCVRVFTQTPKKPNSALRKVARVRLTNGIEVTTYIPGVGHNLQEHSLVLIRGGRVKDLPGVRYHVIRGTLDAVGVQGRKQGRSRYGAKRPKQ